Proteins from a genomic interval of Pseudomonas sp. RC10:
- a CDS encoding peroxiredoxin-like family protein yields the protein MSLQLKLDAVKHDFESKVPAQALAVMEKSTQDLVASKQAQRALRSGDNAPAFTLADSDGNTVISEDLLLKGPLVITFYRGVWCPYCNLELQALEALRSEIESRGATLVAISQQTAGNSRASRRDNGVSFPILIDQGGVLADAFGIRWALQGEIKALYEQFGVNLQTFNGESSWTLPMPARYVIDTQGVIAYSEVNPDYTQRPEPVELLPVLDALAANMVVGKTSAGAL from the coding sequence ATGTCGCTTCAACTCAAACTCGACGCCGTGAAACATGACTTTGAATCCAAAGTTCCAGCTCAAGCCCTTGCCGTGATGGAGAAGTCTACCCAGGATCTCGTGGCCTCCAAACAGGCACAGCGCGCGCTTAGAAGCGGCGATAATGCTCCCGCTTTCACTCTGGCTGACTCCGATGGAAACACGGTCATATCTGAGGATCTGCTCTTAAAAGGTCCGTTGGTCATCACATTCTACCGAGGCGTGTGGTGTCCTTATTGCAACCTGGAACTTCAAGCGCTCGAAGCCTTGCGCAGCGAAATTGAATCGCGAGGCGCGACGCTCGTTGCCATCTCCCAGCAGACAGCCGGCAACAGCAGAGCTTCGCGCCGTGACAACGGTGTTTCCTTTCCAATTCTGATCGACCAGGGCGGGGTCTTGGCTGACGCATTCGGAATTCGCTGGGCGCTACAGGGCGAAATCAAAGCGCTGTATGAGCAGTTCGGCGTTAATCTCCAGACATTCAACGGCGAGTCAAGCTGGACGCTGCCAATGCCTGCCCGATATGTGATCGACACGCAAGGCGTTATTGCATATTCCGAAGTCAATCCGGACTACACCCAGCGCCCTGAGCCCGTTGAGTTGCTCCCGGTTCTGGATGCCTTGGCCGCAAATATGGTCGTTGGCAAGACCTCGGCAGGTGCGCTGTGA
- a CDS encoding LysR family transcriptional regulator, whose translation MVTIVEKTAGLAAFVRTVDSGSFSGAGRILGASPSAVSKSVARLEKRLGVRLLQRSTRTLSLTAEGSVYYDFVAPLLQGIESAEDVVQSAGSAKGLLRITVPVLVGRALVSKWVKEFSEKSPNIKLEVTVTDRNVDMIREGYDLAIRIGNLDDTGLIGRHLADISYLLVASPGYLANRGHPENVADLQDHACLRYLLAGRPYPFIFADGRSYLPDGCFDTDDAVTLIQAAMEGVGIVQLPAFALRNEIERGTLTRVLANELMATTSIHALHAFGRQVPMRVRLFIDYLMETSERLL comes from the coding sequence ATGGTCACCATCGTTGAAAAAACTGCCGGTCTCGCTGCTTTTGTACGCACCGTTGACTCAGGATCATTCAGTGGCGCTGGAAGGATATTGGGCGCGAGTCCGTCCGCAGTTTCCAAAAGCGTGGCTCGGCTGGAAAAGCGACTGGGCGTCAGGTTGCTGCAACGGTCTACGCGAACGCTGAGTCTTACAGCGGAGGGAAGCGTCTATTACGACTTTGTAGCGCCTCTGCTTCAAGGTATCGAAAGCGCGGAAGATGTTGTGCAATCCGCAGGGTCAGCCAAAGGGCTTTTGCGGATAACGGTGCCTGTGTTGGTTGGCAGGGCGTTGGTTTCGAAGTGGGTGAAAGAATTTTCTGAAAAGAGCCCTAACATCAAACTTGAGGTCACGGTGACTGACCGCAATGTGGATATGATCCGTGAGGGATATGATTTGGCCATACGCATCGGCAATCTCGACGATACGGGATTGATTGGGCGGCACCTGGCAGACATTTCATACCTCTTGGTGGCGTCACCTGGTTACCTGGCCAATCGGGGTCATCCCGAAAACGTTGCGGATCTTCAAGACCATGCATGCCTTAGGTACCTGCTCGCAGGGCGCCCTTACCCCTTCATATTCGCTGATGGGCGCAGTTACTTGCCTGATGGCTGCTTCGACACAGATGATGCAGTCACGCTGATTCAAGCCGCCATGGAAGGCGTTGGAATTGTTCAACTGCCCGCATTCGCACTGCGCAATGAGATCGAGCGCGGAACGCTTACCCGTGTATTGGCAAATGAGCTAATGGCAACCACCTCGATCCATGCCCTTCACGCGTTTGGCAGGCAGGTCCCAATGCGGGTTCGGCTCTTCATCGATTATCTGATGGAGACAAGTGAGCGACTTCTATGA
- a CDS encoding GNAT family N-acetyltransferase codes for MTRERHRMDADPPIVLRAASASDLPLVFKLEREYIARFEPKSMKRWQVGIDRHLEQWVSNLTRMFVAEFAAKAVGYCFWEVNGDEAVLASISVLTDYRLRGVGASLLRRFEDDAMRHGKKLLTLGVVKQNPARYLYESAGYVFARQEETYCYYEKVILAAQTTAFSAEF; via the coding sequence ATGACACGTGAACGCCACAGAATGGATGCAGATCCGCCTATCGTGTTACGCGCAGCGAGCGCCTCAGATCTGCCACTCGTTTTCAAACTGGAGCGTGAATACATTGCCCGCTTCGAACCTAAGTCAATGAAGCGATGGCAAGTAGGAATCGACCGGCATCTGGAACAATGGGTGTCCAACTTAACACGGATGTTCGTTGCGGAATTCGCTGCAAAAGCGGTCGGGTATTGCTTCTGGGAGGTCAATGGTGATGAGGCCGTACTAGCTTCTATCAGCGTTTTAACAGACTACAGATTACGCGGTGTTGGTGCATCTCTGCTCAGGCGTTTTGAAGACGACGCCATGAGACATGGGAAAAAGCTGCTCACGCTTGGTGTGGTTAAACAAAACCCCGCTCGATACCTATACGAGTCGGCTGGCTACGTATTCGCTCGCCAAGAAGAGACATACTGCTACTACGAAAAAGTCATCCTCGCTGCCCAGACTACCGCATTTAGCGCTGAATTTTAA
- a CDS encoding TetR/AcrR family transcriptional regulator, translated as MRKSKAETAQTRKRIIEIAAKAFKSNGIHATGVSEIMAAAGMTHGGFYRHFSSKEELLAAACASNIEQLADSFESTIDETDDAFMRHLEDFLSAEYRDDRLAGCALVAMGSELVRADPETRRAASQGFEDLIVAMARRMGPGDDPESRDTAIFTLTSMIGAVTMARVIDDPGLSLRILGVAKRRLARPHKKPWVEKTPRSTDTGAVKRPEEAASEPG; from the coding sequence ATGCGAAAGTCGAAGGCAGAAACAGCCCAGACGCGCAAACGGATCATTGAAATCGCCGCCAAGGCGTTCAAATCCAACGGTATTCACGCCACGGGCGTGTCCGAGATCATGGCTGCAGCCGGAATGACACACGGTGGCTTTTACCGGCACTTCTCCTCCAAGGAAGAACTGCTGGCGGCGGCATGCGCATCCAATATCGAGCAACTGGCGGACTCATTCGAATCCACCATCGATGAAACCGACGATGCTTTCATGAGGCACCTCGAAGACTTCTTGTCGGCCGAATATCGGGACGATCGCCTCGCCGGATGTGCATTGGTGGCCATGGGCAGTGAGTTGGTTAGGGCCGACCCGGAAACCCGCCGTGCAGCCTCCCAAGGCTTCGAAGATCTGATCGTTGCGATGGCACGGCGGATGGGGCCTGGGGACGATCCCGAATCCCGAGACACGGCGATCTTCACGCTGACGTCGATGATCGGCGCGGTCACCATGGCCCGAGTCATCGACGACCCAGGGCTTTCGCTGCGAATACTGGGCGTGGCGAAACGCCGGCTCGCACGGCCACACAAAAAACCATGGGTGGAAAAGACTCCACGCAGCACCGACACAGGCGCGGTAAAGCGCCCCGAAGAAGCAGCGTCTGAACCCGGCTGA
- a CDS encoding DUF2845 domain-containing protein has translation MTVMILMALTALGAQASMRCENGIASEGDSTEQVLQKCGAPASREPTGMIEDRRVLDRREFIGSEEWVYGPRGGMYQYLRFEGSKLVRIRSQR, from the coding sequence ATGACCGTGATGATACTGATGGCGCTCACCGCTCTTGGCGCGCAGGCGTCAATGCGGTGTGAGAACGGCATAGCGTCTGAAGGCGACTCCACTGAGCAGGTACTCCAAAAATGCGGCGCTCCGGCTAGTCGGGAGCCGACAGGTATGATTGAAGACAGGCGGGTCTTGGATCGTCGGGAATTCATAGGATCTGAGGAATGGGTATATGGGCCCCGAGGCGGTATGTACCAATACCTCAGATTCGAAGGTTCAAAGCTGGTAAGAATTCGTAGCCAACGGTGA
- a CDS encoding integrase repeat-containing protein, protein MKVDGLRIRLPIPQSVVQKDQKMVSDMNNMIRFYAFSEARVAVRQFGITTSIEYAKRYREDPRLPSAPAMLYAGKGWAGWHDFLGRQKRVFHPTYRQAQLAVSALGIRRYSDYLRRYREDPHLPSWPNVTYANCGWMGWSAFLGGETDLSSTHGKTWSAAQQWLCLQGSAPVKNRAIKSVILGVLKHNGLPDNPLGFADRVLGECELYRRFLKKQPRGKLGLLTTVAEEFSLWLLRAHESRKPRRASVTSD, encoded by the coding sequence ATGAAGGTCGACGGTTTGCGGATTCGTCTGCCAATCCCGCAATCGGTTGTTCAAAAAGACCAAAAAATGGTTTCCGATATGAATAACATGATTCGTTTTTACGCTTTCTCCGAAGCACGAGTTGCGGTCCGTCAATTCGGCATCACCACCAGCATCGAGTACGCGAAGCGGTACCGTGAGGACCCACGCCTGCCCAGCGCTCCCGCCATGCTGTATGCCGGAAAGGGCTGGGCGGGTTGGCATGATTTTCTGGGGCGTCAAAAGCGCGTCTTTCATCCAACGTACCGACAGGCGCAATTGGCCGTGAGCGCGTTGGGCATTCGGCGATACAGTGATTACTTGCGTCGATATCGGGAAGATCCACACCTGCCTTCGTGGCCGAACGTGACGTATGCCAACTGTGGATGGATGGGTTGGTCCGCGTTCCTGGGAGGCGAGACCGATCTGTCGAGTACACACGGCAAAACGTGGAGCGCCGCTCAACAGTGGCTTTGTTTGCAGGGCAGCGCGCCGGTTAAGAATAGGGCGATCAAGTCGGTGATCCTGGGGGTGCTCAAGCATAACGGCCTCCCTGATAATCCGCTAGGTTTCGCTGACCGAGTGTTGGGTGAATGCGAACTGTATCGGCGGTTTCTGAAGAAGCAGCCACGGGGCAAGCTCGGGTTGCTGACGACGGTCGCAGAAGAGTTCAGCCTTTGGCTATTGCGGGCCCACGAAAGCAGAAAACCCCGTCGAGCCAGCGTCACTAGCGACTGA
- a CDS encoding LysR family transcriptional regulator produces MSDRLAALRLFARVARTGSFSAAGRELGLSQPSASRVMSNLEKDVGAILLARSTRAVTLTEAGKLYLEKIEPILLAMDDADHAVRGNGELSGHLRVGVATSFAIREVIPRMRRFLDDHPRLRIDFVLTDQIQDMISEAIDVALRFGPLDDSNAVARLIGRPERFLAASPGYLKRFGVPKSPGDLAKHSIIMGPSGFAREAWVFHRDGRSTTVRVEGKVSVTVNEAATAAALADLGIISTGTWGCRSEIESGLLVKVLADWEIGFKSVHAVYPPGQPIKPSARALIDFLHAELNH; encoded by the coding sequence ATGAGTGATCGGCTTGCCGCGCTGCGCCTGTTTGCGCGGGTCGCTCGGACTGGGAGCTTTTCGGCTGCCGGAAGAGAGCTGGGCCTGTCACAACCTTCCGCCTCAAGAGTTATGTCGAATCTGGAAAAGGACGTAGGTGCAATTCTTCTCGCTCGTTCAACGCGCGCGGTGACGCTGACAGAAGCCGGAAAGCTTTATCTGGAGAAGATAGAACCCATACTGCTGGCGATGGACGATGCCGATCACGCTGTTCGGGGGAACGGAGAACTCAGCGGGCACCTGAGAGTGGGTGTCGCCACAAGCTTCGCGATACGGGAAGTAATTCCACGTATGCGGCGCTTTCTGGACGACCATCCAAGACTGCGAATTGATTTCGTTCTAACTGACCAGATCCAGGACATGATCTCGGAGGCGATTGATGTCGCTTTGCGATTCGGGCCCCTTGACGACTCTAATGCCGTTGCGCGATTGATCGGTCGCCCTGAAAGATTTCTGGCCGCCTCTCCCGGCTATCTCAAGCGGTTCGGAGTACCCAAGTCGCCGGGGGATCTGGCCAAACACTCAATCATAATGGGGCCATCGGGTTTCGCTCGGGAAGCCTGGGTCTTCCACCGAGATGGACGTAGCACGACTGTTCGGGTGGAAGGTAAGGTATCGGTAACTGTCAATGAGGCAGCTACCGCAGCGGCTTTAGCAGACTTGGGAATTATTTCGACGGGGACTTGGGGATGTCGCTCAGAGATTGAGAGCGGCCTTCTCGTGAAAGTGCTCGCGGATTGGGAAATAGGTTTCAAATCAGTCCATGCGGTGTATCCACCAGGCCAACCTATTAAGCCTTCGGCACGTGCGCTGATTGATTTTCTTCATGCGGAATTGAATCACTAG
- a CDS encoding glutathione binding-like protein has product MVQLPVLVLDDGTALTQNVAILPYIADLAPEKSLFPPSGRLERVQAESWLSFIAADLHTAFATEYAWTLIWDRNSPEWENAQQFWKQRLNRRLKVLDDRLAHHDFIAGSNFTVIDAYALIVLNWAEPTGFSISSYENIVRYLKRLNERPAVQRVMEREGLSS; this is encoded by the coding sequence ATGGTCCAGCTCCCTGTACTGGTGCTGGATGATGGGACGGCTCTCACCCAGAATGTTGCAATTCTTCCCTACATTGCAGATCTTGCTCCCGAAAAATCTCTGTTCCCTCCATCGGGCAGGCTTGAGCGCGTACAGGCGGAAAGCTGGTTGTCATTTATCGCCGCAGATCTGCACACCGCGTTCGCTACAGAGTATGCATGGACCCTGATCTGGGACAGAAACTCTCCGGAATGGGAAAACGCACAACAATTTTGGAAGCAGCGGCTCAATCGGAGACTGAAAGTGCTGGATGATCGACTTGCACACCATGATTTCATCGCGGGGTCGAATTTCACCGTAATTGATGCCTATGCATTGATTGTCCTGAACTGGGCGGAGCCAACGGGTTTTTCAATATCGTCTTATGAAAATATTGTGCGATACCTGAAACGCTTGAATGAGAGACCAGCAGTTCAGCGGGTCATGGAACGTGAGGGGTTATCCAGTTGA
- a CDS encoding glucose 1-dehydrogenase, which translates to MNKLDGKVVVITGGAQGLGESHSKLFAELGAHVVITDVETGAGFKLAQELTGMGYVANFQELDVSDEANWERVVEQILGQHRRIDVLVNNAGIYLRTPLEEISAQQFDKVMAINVKGTFLGCKAVAPVMRAQGGGVIVNTGSIAAMVANLDGEVAYCASKGAIKMLTKAVASDLAKDNIRVNSVHPGVVKTPMAADFFKDPDLARQLLGTTLMERAAAPAEISQAIAFLSCDSASFMTGSDLVVDGGFTAV; encoded by the coding sequence ATGAACAAGCTAGACGGGAAAGTGGTTGTTATAACGGGTGGTGCCCAGGGATTAGGCGAATCTCATTCCAAGCTCTTCGCAGAGCTGGGCGCTCACGTCGTTATCACCGATGTAGAGACCGGTGCAGGCTTCAAACTCGCGCAAGAGCTGACGGGCATGGGGTATGTCGCAAATTTCCAAGAGCTGGACGTAAGCGATGAGGCCAACTGGGAACGGGTCGTCGAGCAGATTCTCGGCCAGCATCGTCGTATCGACGTTCTCGTGAATAACGCAGGGATCTACCTGCGCACCCCGCTTGAAGAAATCAGCGCCCAGCAGTTCGACAAGGTGATGGCAATCAACGTAAAAGGCACGTTTTTAGGGTGCAAAGCGGTCGCGCCTGTCATGCGTGCCCAAGGCGGCGGTGTAATCGTCAACACCGGCTCAATCGCGGCAATGGTCGCCAACCTAGATGGTGAGGTCGCCTATTGCGCCAGCAAGGGCGCCATCAAGATGCTTACCAAAGCCGTCGCCTCCGATCTCGCTAAAGACAACATTCGGGTCAACTCCGTGCACCCCGGTGTTGTAAAGACGCCCATGGCCGCAGACTTTTTTAAAGATCCAGACCTTGCCCGGCAACTGCTGGGGACAACGCTCATGGAGCGTGCTGCTGCCCCTGCTGAAATTTCACAAGCGATTGCATTCCTTAGCTGCGACTCAGCTTCTTTCATGACTGGTTCCGACCTCGTCGTTGACGGTGGATTCACGGCGGTGTGA
- a CDS encoding KAP family NTPase, with translation MDSNDLIARQDRAIDKPEFDALERGPFVGSLVNTLVSVERDTSGTIKSCKSTGLVVGLTGEWGLGKSSVLNLLAYELEKNEHVVVATFNPWLFKGRDELVDAFFNCLRGALGKSPSESLRSVQKQLERYKTSIEYAGATLAAVADALGAGGAATAAWKKWLLKLTTTLIKPQTLSADQERKSLESKLAKAHVAVVVLIDELDRVEDEEVRAVAQLIKAVGDIKGISYLVAYDPDRVAQALGKGNSTREKQISGESYLEKIIQYPIPLRPLLEEDVTSLLKQALHRHDMVIPPAALPYQTEILNHLIRAIRTPRDVKRVIGALSVLQDAVADEICPYDVLAYCWIVTKSPSMRRKISDHTHALVSDPSTQELIRRQQWKTGNDSAAETLTDLFGDGINAHLDMLRAIFPRFDERSQRSAETFDGDRLAKRRNLTRLLYLGNPPGQLSRMDIERIWSLSSEDLINELQSLQQAGRLETLLDCLNDLAPVMTQTGDETFWVGLSRVLTRDHDWITENEVERGFVDDAAAILWRVAHTTGNGTARLKITIDALIRDGDLLITPWILRKHLFAHGFVPYGPQGKGGEIFSADETISLRDRELPRYRTAVLEGKALRRLPDTELIFCILNSDRWDSELRQCLTSQLSSIEAISTFAALITPPGILCDYQTLDLMIDAGKLLERLLSMFSKSERPEDDWIAQAINRLNAVLSRKDPHFAAEVFKNDDAQ, from the coding sequence ATGGACAGCAACGACCTCATAGCCCGGCAGGATCGCGCGATTGACAAGCCAGAGTTCGACGCATTAGAGCGCGGGCCATTTGTAGGTAGCTTGGTGAACACGTTGGTTAGTGTCGAACGCGACACGTCCGGCACCATAAAATCCTGCAAATCTACCGGCCTCGTTGTCGGTCTGACAGGTGAATGGGGACTAGGAAAATCTAGCGTCCTAAATCTGCTGGCCTACGAGCTTGAGAAAAACGAGCATGTGGTAGTGGCAACGTTTAACCCTTGGCTATTCAAGGGCCGCGATGAGCTGGTAGATGCTTTTTTCAACTGCTTGCGTGGTGCGCTGGGTAAGAGCCCCAGCGAGAGTCTGCGAAGTGTGCAAAAGCAGTTAGAAAGGTACAAAACCTCTATTGAGTATGCTGGTGCCACTCTTGCTGCGGTCGCTGACGCTCTAGGGGCTGGTGGGGCGGCCACCGCTGCCTGGAAAAAATGGCTCCTTAAGCTCACGACCACTTTAATCAAGCCGCAAACCCTGTCGGCTGACCAAGAGCGTAAGAGCTTGGAATCCAAGCTCGCCAAAGCACATGTGGCTGTCGTGGTTTTGATCGATGAGCTTGACCGAGTTGAAGATGAAGAGGTCAGGGCCGTTGCGCAGTTGATAAAAGCAGTAGGGGATATCAAGGGTATATCCTATCTCGTTGCCTATGACCCAGACCGTGTAGCCCAAGCATTGGGCAAGGGAAACTCCACGCGTGAGAAACAGATCAGTGGAGAAAGCTACCTCGAGAAGATCATTCAATACCCTATCCCCCTCCGACCTCTGCTCGAAGAGGATGTCACCAGCCTGCTGAAGCAGGCGCTGCATCGCCACGATATGGTCATTCCTCCTGCGGCCTTGCCCTATCAAACAGAGATTCTCAATCACCTGATACGTGCCATTCGAACACCACGTGACGTCAAGAGAGTCATCGGTGCACTATCGGTACTACAAGATGCTGTAGCGGACGAGATTTGTCCTTACGATGTCCTCGCCTATTGCTGGATTGTGACCAAGTCGCCGAGCATGCGTAGGAAGATTTCAGACCATACTCACGCACTCGTCAGTGACCCTTCCACGCAAGAATTGATTAGGCGACAGCAGTGGAAGACAGGGAACGACAGCGCAGCGGAAACGCTTACAGATCTCTTCGGAGACGGCATAAATGCGCACCTTGACATGCTCCGCGCTATTTTTCCGCGCTTCGATGAGCGCAGTCAGCGATCTGCTGAAACATTCGATGGTGACAGGCTGGCCAAGCGCAGAAATTTGACTCGGCTTTTGTATCTTGGGAACCCACCAGGACAACTGTCGCGGATGGATATAGAGCGTATCTGGTCGCTGAGCTCAGAAGATTTGATAAACGAACTCCAGTCTTTGCAACAGGCTGGACGATTGGAGACATTGCTAGACTGCCTGAATGACCTTGCACCTGTGATGACACAGACCGGCGATGAGACATTTTGGGTGGGGTTATCCCGAGTTCTTACTCGTGATCACGACTGGATAACCGAAAACGAAGTCGAACGAGGCTTCGTAGATGACGCTGCTGCAATCCTCTGGCGCGTGGCCCATACCACTGGCAACGGGACAGCCAGGCTAAAAATCACTATCGATGCACTCATCCGGGACGGCGACCTGTTGATCACTCCCTGGATCCTGCGTAAGCATCTCTTTGCACACGGATTTGTTCCGTACGGGCCGCAGGGAAAGGGAGGTGAAATCTTCAGCGCTGACGAAACTATCTCCCTGCGTGATAGGGAGCTGCCTAGGTATCGAACGGCTGTTTTGGAAGGCAAGGCATTACGCCGACTCCCTGATACAGAGCTGATTTTTTGCATTTTGAACAGCGATCGCTGGGATTCTGAGCTGAGGCAGTGTCTCACCTCCCAACTATCATCTATTGAGGCAATCTCAACGTTCGCAGCATTGATAACCCCTCCTGGAATTCTGTGCGACTACCAGACGCTCGACTTGATGATTGATGCTGGAAAATTGCTTGAGAGACTTCTGAGTATGTTCTCGAAAAGTGAGCGTCCCGAGGATGACTGGATTGCTCAGGCCATCAACCGTCTTAATGCAGTGCTATCGCGCAAAGACCCACATTTTGCGGCGGAAGTTTTCAAGAATGATGACGCCCAGTAG
- a CDS encoding methylated-DNA--[protein]-cysteine S-methyltransferase: MIYNWMQVPSPIGNLTLVSNQDRLAAILWEVERPGRVRLGEMRHTPNDAMLSDVDLQLRQYFAGERRQFDIELAFVGTDFQRDVWHALLAIPFGETRTYSQIAHEIGNPTAMRAVGAANGRNPISIIAPCHRVIGADGTLTGFAGGLPAKEYLLTLEGVPMKRSIVMQQQTLF; this comes from the coding sequence ATGATTTACAACTGGATGCAGGTCCCCTCTCCCATCGGTAACCTTACCTTGGTGTCGAATCAGGACAGACTCGCAGCCATTCTGTGGGAGGTCGAAAGACCCGGTCGCGTCCGTCTCGGCGAAATGCGTCACACGCCAAACGACGCCATGCTGAGTGACGTCGATCTGCAGCTACGGCAATATTTTGCGGGGGAAAGGCGCCAGTTCGATATCGAACTGGCGTTTGTCGGCACGGATTTTCAGCGGGATGTCTGGCACGCGCTATTGGCAATTCCGTTCGGCGAAACCAGGACCTACAGCCAGATTGCCCATGAGATAGGCAACCCGACCGCCATGCGTGCCGTGGGGGCAGCCAACGGCCGAAATCCCATCTCGATTATCGCGCCTTGCCATCGAGTGATCGGTGCCGACGGCACGCTGACTGGGTTCGCCGGTGGGCTGCCCGCCAAGGAATACTTGCTGACACTGGAAGGCGTGCCGATGAAACGCTCCATCGTGATGCAGCAGCAGACGCTGTTCTGA
- a CDS encoding glucose 1-dehydrogenase translates to MNDLTGKVAIVTGASKGIGAAIAKALASAGAAVTVNYASSKSGADRTVAEILKNGGKAIAVQGDVGSSADVKRMFEETQAKFGTPSVLVNNAATFEFEPFENVSEEEFHKEYNTNVLGPILTIQQALKHFPKTGGSVINISSISSKNPVPTAVLYSSTKGAIDALSAGLAKELGPRNIRVNVVAPGGTETEGTERIGLVGSEQQQIMAAATPLGRFGQPEDIAPTVVFLASDDSAWLTGERINASGGLR, encoded by the coding sequence ATGAACGATCTGACCGGCAAAGTAGCCATCGTGACTGGTGCATCAAAAGGTATTGGCGCGGCCATTGCCAAGGCGTTGGCATCCGCAGGCGCCGCCGTCACTGTCAACTATGCGTCAAGCAAGTCTGGTGCCGACCGCACAGTGGCTGAGATTCTGAAGAATGGTGGCAAAGCAATCGCGGTTCAGGGTGATGTTGGATCATCTGCTGATGTAAAAAGAATGTTCGAAGAAACTCAAGCCAAATTTGGCACTCCCTCTGTGCTTGTCAACAATGCTGCAACCTTCGAATTTGAACCGTTTGAAAACGTGTCGGAGGAGGAGTTTCACAAGGAATACAACACCAATGTTCTGGGCCCAATACTGACGATTCAGCAAGCGCTGAAGCACTTTCCCAAGACAGGCGGCAGCGTGATCAACATCAGCTCTATCTCAAGCAAGAATCCTGTCCCTACAGCGGTGCTCTACTCCTCAACAAAAGGAGCTATCGACGCGCTGTCTGCCGGTTTGGCCAAGGAACTAGGGCCGCGAAATATTCGAGTGAATGTCGTTGCTCCAGGCGGCACTGAAACCGAGGGAACAGAGCGTATCGGCTTGGTCGGCAGCGAACAGCAACAGATCATGGCTGCTGCAACACCGCTGGGGCGTTTCGGCCAGCCAGAAGATATTGCTCCGACGGTCGTGTTTCTAGCTTCTGACGATTCTGCCTGGCTAACGGGCGAGCGCATCAATGCCTCTGGTGGTTTGCGTTAA